DNA sequence from the Streptomyces canus genome:
CCGCGCGGGATGTGCCGCTGGGCGGGCCGCGCGCGCTGCACGTGCGCCGGCCCCTGCCGCAGCGGGCGCGCACCCTGATCGGAGCCTGGTGCTTCGCCGATCACTACGGTCCCGTCGGCGCCACCGGCACGGGCATGGACGTGCCCCCGCATCCGCACACCGGCCTGCAGACCGTGAGCCGGCTGTTCAGCGGGGAGATCGAGCACCGCGACACCCTGGGCACCCACGCGCTCGTCCGGCCCGGCGAGATGAACCTCATGACCGGCGGGTACGGCATCGCCCACTCGGAGGTCTCCACGCCGAACACCACCGTCATCCATGGCGTCCAGCTGTGGGTGGCGCTGCCCGAGGAGCACCGCAACGCCGCGCGCGACTTCCAGCACCATGTTCCTGAGCCGGTGCGGGTCGACGGCGCCGAGGTCAGGGTCTTCCTGGGCTCGCTCGCAGGCAGCTCCTCCCCGGTGCGGACCTTCACCCCCTTGCTCGGCGCCGAGATCATCCTCGACCCGGGTGCGTCGCTCACGCTCGCCGTGGACACCGCCTTCGAGTACGGCCTCCTCGTCGACAGCGGGGACGTCCGCCTGCTCGACACGGCGCTGCGCCCGGCCGAACTCGGCTACGTCCCCCGGGGCACCGACACCCTGACGGTGGTGAACGACTCGGACGCTCCCGCGCGCACGATCCTGCTCGGGGGTCCTCCCTTCGAGGAGGAGATCGTCATGTGGTGGAACTTCATCGGCCGCAGTCACGAGGACATCGTCAAGGCGCGGGAGGACTGGCAGGCCGGCTCCGACCGCTTCGGCGAGGTCGAGGGTCACCCCGGGAGCCCCCTGCCCGCCCCGGAGCTGCCCAACGCCGTCATCACGCCGCGCGGCAATCCCCAGCGCCGCTGACCGCCGTTCGAAGGGCTCCCCAGGAACGAGCCCGCCGGCCATCCGGAGTGTCCAGGGCGTGGACGCCCGTCACGGGTACGAGATCCTGGTCGACGGCCGTCGCGCCGGTCTGGCGGCCTACCGCGACCGCGGTGCCCGGGGGGGGTCTTCTTCCACACGGGGTCGACGACGCCTTCGCCGGCCAGGGTCTGGGCGCCGAGTGCCGGTCTGCCCGTAGGGGGCCAAGTTCCTCAAGCGGTACGAAGACCTCGCCGACCTCGCCGACCCGGTGACTCCGGACGTGCTGAGCCGGCTGGAGGCGGAGCTCCGCTGAGGAGCGCGTCTCGTGCGACCTGCAGGCGGAGTCCCGCCTGTCTGCCGATGACTCCCCGGGTGCTGGT
Encoded proteins:
- a CDS encoding pirin family protein encodes the protein MSTVESGVDVLSARDVPLGGPRALHVRRPLPQRARTLIGAWCFADHYGPVGATGTGMDVPPHPHTGLQTVSRLFSGEIEHRDTLGTHALVRPGEMNLMTGGYGIAHSEVSTPNTTVIHGVQLWVALPEEHRNAARDFQHHVPEPVRVDGAEVRVFLGSLAGSSSPVRTFTPLLGAEIILDPGASLTLAVDTAFEYGLLVDSGDVRLLDTALRPAELGYVPRGTDTLTVVNDSDAPARTILLGGPPFEEEIVMWWNFIGRSHEDIVKAREDWQAGSDRFGEVEGHPGSPLPAPELPNAVITPRGNPQRR